From Manihot esculenta cultivar AM560-2 chromosome 18, M.esculenta_v8, whole genome shotgun sequence:
GAGATAGAGCTGGATCTGGCACAATAAACTGTTGCAATGATtctttataaaaagaaaaaggaagaaaagaaaaaaactaaaaGCTACACAAGTGTAAcaggaaaactcaaaaagaaattttttagagTAGATACAAGAAAAATCTCACATGAGAAGCACACGCGAGAAACAGCTGCCAGCACAATCCAGAAAACATTACATCTGCAAAATTTCCACAGAACAGGAAATAGATGCGATGTTAGAATGGGGCAGATGTTGTTCTGCGGAGTTGATATTTTGGTTCAGGAATAGGAACACAAGGCAACATATTTTCCAGCTGCTTCCGTTTCCTCAGCCTTTCATTTTCCTCTTCCAGCCGAGAAACTTTGTTCTCAAGCTCATTTGTGTAAGCCTGCTTTCTTGCCCGTGAACGGGCAGCAGATTCCCGATTCTTAATCATCCTCTTCTGCCTCCTCTCCACAGTCTTCTCTATCATATCCTCTGGTGTGCCTCGCTTTCTCGCATGTGTCTGTACATCCGATAATGTTCCCATCAAAGGTGAAGGTAAAGGTAAGGCCACTTGATTCTCAGGGTATGAAACGTCCATTACAGGACCGGCCCCCACATGAAGTGGCTGTGGCATTGGCTGAGCTGGCATATATACCCCCATCATCTGTTGTTGAGGATGCTGATACTGCGGATGCGGGTATTGCATCCATTGACCTTGCTGTTGTGGGAACTGTGGTCCTATATTTGTATCTACCCCAAGAACAGGATCGCCATCCTTTTTCTCCAAGGATGCTTCAGCAACAACTCCAGCTTTAACCAAGAAATCCTCTAAAGTCATCTC
This genomic window contains:
- the LOC110606481 gene encoding ABSCISIC ACID-INSENSITIVE 5-like protein 2, coding for MGVQTMGSQGDGSSDGKQSQFQSLARQNSMYSLTLDEVQNHLGDLGKPLSSMNLDELLKNVWTVEANHSMGAEVEGTQLANQTALQRQASLSLTGALSKKTVDEVWRDIQQNKNNGEKKSRERQPTLGEMTLEDFLVKAGVVAEASLEKKDGDPVLGVDTNIGPQFPQQQGQWMQYPHPQYQHPQQQMMGVYMPAQPMPQPLHVGAGPVMDVSYPENQVALPLPSPLMGTLSDVQTHARKRGTPEDMIEKTVERRQKRMIKNRESAARSRARKQAYTNELENKVSRLEEENERLRKRKQLENMLPCVPIPEPKYQLRRTTSAPF